One part of the Nocardioides zeae genome encodes these proteins:
- a CDS encoding ABC transporter substrate-binding protein, translating to MRIVSLLPSTTEILFALGAGDEVVGVTFECDHPAEARSRRIVSTSAMPSGLAPAEIDAYVAAALARGEDLYRLDAGALADLDADLVVTQDLCAVCAVDVSVVDDALAHLGCRADVLTCDPHTVAEVLDSVRSVGTAVGRVAEADALVAGLEARLAAVAATVATRPGPRPRVVVLEWTDPPFAPGHWIPEMVELAGGACVLGTAGSTSVRVRWEDVHAARPDVVVVAPCGYDRAGAQAQADGLVAAGLLPAGALVHAVDADAHWARPGPRIVDGVEELAGVLAAFPPVPPVTSVVV from the coding sequence GTGCGCATCGTCTCCCTGCTCCCGTCGACCACCGAGATCCTCTTCGCGCTCGGCGCGGGCGACGAGGTGGTCGGAGTGACGTTCGAGTGCGACCACCCCGCCGAGGCGCGCTCACGGCGGATCGTGTCGACGTCCGCGATGCCGTCGGGGCTGGCGCCGGCGGAGATCGACGCGTACGTCGCGGCCGCGCTCGCCCGGGGCGAGGACCTCTACCGGCTCGACGCCGGGGCGCTGGCCGACCTCGACGCCGACCTCGTGGTGACCCAGGACCTGTGCGCCGTCTGCGCCGTCGACGTCAGCGTCGTCGACGACGCGCTGGCCCACCTCGGCTGCCGCGCCGACGTGCTGACCTGTGACCCCCACACCGTGGCGGAGGTGCTCGACTCCGTCCGCTCCGTCGGTACGGCGGTGGGCCGCGTCGCCGAGGCCGACGCGCTCGTCGCGGGGCTCGAGGCCCGGCTCGCGGCGGTGGCGGCCACTGTCGCGACCCGGCCCGGTCCCCGGCCCCGCGTGGTCGTGCTCGAGTGGACCGACCCGCCCTTCGCGCCCGGCCACTGGATCCCCGAGATGGTCGAGCTGGCCGGCGGCGCGTGCGTGCTGGGCACCGCGGGCTCGACGTCCGTCCGGGTGCGGTGGGAGGACGTCCACGCGGCGCGGCCGGACGTCGTCGTGGTGGCGCCGTGCGGCTACGACCGCGCGGGCGCACAGGCGCAGGCGGACGGGCTCGTGGCGGCCGGGCTCCTGCCCGCCGGGGCGCTCGTGCACGCCGTCGACGCCGACGCGCACTGGGCCCGCCCCGGCCCGCGGATCGTCGACGGGGTCGAGGAGCTGGCGGGGGTGCTGGCCGCCTTCCCCCCGGTCCCCCCGGTCACCTCGGTCGTGGTGTGA
- a CDS encoding phosphatidylserine decarboxylase: MALAPARGTPWWIGLSWLPPLVLRGLPRVGALALATGMTAFFRDPERAAEGPGLLAPADGLVRQVELRDGRWFVSTYLALYNVHVTRMPCDATVVTQTHVEGPHKLAFADDAHVNERMEWTLATPHGELGMVQFSGAAARRIVPYVGAGAEVSRGDRIGLIRFGSRVDLLLPPGVEPAVAEGIRVRAGETVIAR; encoded by the coding sequence ATGGCTCTCGCACCCGCCCGCGGCACACCCTGGTGGATCGGCCTGTCCTGGCTGCCGCCGCTCGTCCTGCGGGGGCTGCCCCGCGTCGGCGCGCTCGCGCTGGCCACGGGCATGACCGCCTTCTTCCGCGACCCCGAGCGCGCGGCGGAGGGCCCGGGTCTCCTGGCCCCGGCCGACGGGCTCGTGCGCCAGGTCGAGCTGCGGGACGGCCGGTGGTTCGTCTCGACCTACCTGGCGCTCTACAACGTCCACGTCACCCGCATGCCGTGCGACGCGACCGTGGTGACGCAGACCCACGTCGAGGGGCCGCACAAGCTGGCCTTCGCCGACGACGCGCACGTGAACGAGCGCATGGAGTGGACCCTCGCCACGCCCCACGGGGAGCTGGGGATGGTGCAGTTCTCCGGTGCCGCCGCGCGGCGCATCGTGCCCTACGTCGGGGCGGGTGCGGAGGTGTCCCGGGGTGACCGCATCGGGCTGATCCGCTTCGGGTCGCGCGTCGACCTGCTCCTGCCACCAGGGGTGGAGCCGGCCGTCGCCGAGGGCATCCGCGTGCGGGCCGGCGAGACCGTCATCGCGCGCTGA
- a CDS encoding DUF4259 domain-containing protein, which produces MGTWGTGPFDNDGAADLLGEIEDGTFSFDAVEWAFDDGHLTTDGGEFAGALIELALIALEARDPSEEVADLDLDDFRAALTPDRLRWLVQQGERALSEESSEVYELWADAGEDELEEWRAATARSLTELRELV; this is translated from the coding sequence ATGGGCACCTGGGGAACCGGCCCCTTCGACAACGACGGGGCGGCCGACCTGCTCGGCGAGATCGAGGACGGCACGTTCTCGTTCGACGCGGTCGAGTGGGCGTTCGACGACGGCCACCTGACGACGGACGGCGGCGAGTTCGCGGGGGCGCTCATCGAGCTCGCGTTGATCGCGCTCGAGGCCCGCGACCCCTCCGAGGAGGTCGCCGACCTCGACCTCGACGACTTCCGCGCGGCGCTCACGCCCGACCGGCTGCGGTGGCTCGTGCAGCAGGGCGAGCGCGCCCTGTCGGAGGAGTCCTCGGAGGTCTACGAGCTGTGGGCCGACGCCGGTGAGGACGAGCTCGAGGAGTGGCGGGCCGCCACCGCGCGCAGCCTCACCGAGCTGCGCGAGCTGGTCTGA
- a CDS encoding glutamate mutase L, whose translation MRELFLAHVIGGRRLSRRPELTRLLRGATPDLVLDGVALLADVEGDVVVVDVGGATTDVYSATEVDPEHASREVVARTRLNRTVEGDLGMRWSAPSTVTAADDAGVAGDAALVAAAQRRADHPGLLPETPEDEATDLRIAEVAVRTAVRRHAGRFVDRDRTDGGGTDLRETALLVGSGGVLRHAGADRSRAVLRAATGEAGAGPGGWLVPAAPRLGLDASSVLAAVGLLTGGHPEVARCLVRSLADGLAT comes from the coding sequence GTGCGCGAGCTCTTCCTCGCCCACGTCATCGGCGGTCGCCGGTTGAGCCGCCGTCCCGAGCTGACCCGGCTGCTGCGCGGTGCCACCCCCGACCTCGTGCTCGACGGGGTGGCCCTGCTGGCCGACGTCGAGGGGGACGTCGTGGTGGTCGACGTGGGCGGCGCGACGACGGACGTCTACTCGGCGACCGAGGTCGACCCGGAGCACGCGAGCCGCGAGGTCGTCGCCCGCACCCGGCTCAACCGCACGGTCGAGGGCGACCTCGGCATGCGGTGGTCCGCACCGTCGACCGTCACGGCGGCCGACGACGCCGGCGTCGCGGGGGACGCGGCGTTGGTCGCAGCGGCGCAGCGCCGTGCGGACCACCCCGGACTGCTCCCGGAGACCCCCGAGGACGAGGCCACCGACCTGCGGATCGCGGAGGTGGCCGTGCGCACGGCGGTACGCCGCCACGCCGGGCGCTTCGTCGACCGCGACCGCACCGACGGCGGGGGCACCGACCTGCGGGAGACGGCGCTCCTCGTCGGCTCCGGCGGGGTGCTGCGGCACGCCGGCGCCGACCGGTCCCGCGCCGTGCTCCGTGCGGCCACCGGGGAGGCCGGGGCCGGGCCCGGCGGGTGGCTCGTGCCCGCCGCGCCGCGGCTGGGCCTGGACGCCTCCTCCGTGCTCGCCGCCGTCGGGCTGCTCACCGGGGGCCACCCGGAGGTAGCACGTTGCCTGGTCCGTTCCCTCGCGGACGGGCTGGCAACGTAA
- a CDS encoding ABC1 kinase family protein — translation MDEKPRDPRGLPRRTAARTARLAALPLGYAGRSALGLGKRLGGRTAEQVSAEVQQRTAEQVFRTLGQLKGGAMKFGQMLSVLEAALPEESMAGYRAELTRLQDAAPPMPTAEVRRVLDEELGGAGIAWREHLVSFDGGPTAAASIGQVHRGRWRDDPADPTTERDVAVKVQYPGAGDAIASDLRQLGRLARTLAPILPGIDVRALVTELQDRMAEELDYRLEAEAQRAFAAAYRDDERYVVPGVVAGTEKVLVLEWLESTGSLATVIASGTPEERDHYGQLLVRFLFDGPERTGMLHADPHPGNFRTIPGPDGEPGRLGVLDFGAVARLPEGGLPEAMGRLLRVAGQSDLDGLEAGLRAEGFIRDKVRIDPQLLLTFLGPFVEPTLVEEFTFTREWMREQYDRLSDPRDPVAAVGLRLNLPPSYLLIHRTWLAGVGVLSQLGATAPFRAILSESLPGFAAD, via the coding sequence GTGGACGAGAAGCCCCGCGACCCCCGAGGTCTCCCCCGCCGCACGGCGGCCCGCACGGCTCGGCTCGCCGCCCTCCCGCTCGGGTACGCGGGGCGGAGCGCCCTGGGCCTCGGCAAGCGGCTCGGCGGCCGCACCGCCGAGCAGGTGAGCGCCGAGGTGCAGCAGCGCACGGCCGAGCAGGTGTTCCGCACCCTGGGCCAGCTCAAGGGCGGGGCCATGAAGTTCGGGCAGATGCTCTCCGTGCTGGAGGCGGCCCTGCCCGAGGAGTCGATGGCCGGCTACCGGGCCGAGCTCACCCGCCTTCAGGACGCCGCTCCCCCGATGCCGACGGCGGAGGTCCGCCGCGTGCTCGACGAGGAGCTCGGCGGCGCCGGCATCGCCTGGCGCGAGCACCTCGTCAGCTTCGACGGCGGCCCGACGGCCGCCGCCTCGATCGGCCAGGTCCACCGCGGGCGCTGGCGCGACGACCCCGCCGACCCGACGACGGAGCGGGACGTCGCGGTGAAGGTGCAGTACCCCGGCGCCGGCGACGCCATCGCGTCCGACCTGCGGCAGCTCGGCCGGCTGGCCCGCACCCTCGCGCCGATCCTCCCCGGCATCGACGTGCGGGCGCTCGTGACGGAGCTGCAGGACCGCATGGCCGAGGAGCTCGACTACCGGCTCGAGGCCGAGGCGCAGCGGGCGTTCGCTGCGGCGTACCGGGACGACGAGCGGTACGTCGTCCCCGGCGTGGTCGCCGGCACCGAGAAGGTGCTGGTCTTGGAGTGGCTCGAGAGCACCGGCTCGCTCGCGACCGTCATCGCGTCGGGCACGCCCGAGGAGCGGGACCACTACGGCCAGCTGCTCGTGCGGTTCCTCTTCGACGGGCCGGAGCGCACCGGGATGCTCCACGCCGACCCGCACCCCGGCAATTTCCGCACGATCCCCGGGCCCGACGGCGAGCCCGGGCGGCTCGGCGTGCTCGACTTCGGTGCCGTCGCGCGGCTGCCCGAGGGCGGGCTCCCGGAGGCGATGGGCCGGCTGCTGCGCGTGGCCGGGCAGTCCGACCTCGACGGCCTCGAGGCCGGGTTGCGGGCCGAGGGGTTCATCCGCGACAAGGTGCGGATCGACCCCCAGCTCCTCCTGACCTTCCTCGGCCCGTTCGTCGAGCCCACGCTCGTCGAGGAGTTCACGTTCACCCGGGAGTGGATGCGGGAGCAGTACGACCGGCTCAGCGACCCCCGCGATCCCGTCGCCGCCGTGGGGCTGCGGCTGAACCTGCCCCCGTCGTACCTGCTCATCCACCGCACCTGGCTCGCCGGGGTCGGCGTGCTGAGCCAGCTGGGCGCCACGGCGCCCTTCCGCGCGATCCTGTCGGAGTCCCTGCCCGGCTTCGCCGCGGACTGA
- a CDS encoding AI-2E family transporter — translation MDGDRTAEQADEGRAPIGDPVTKEPDDGEVGELRRRLAALLARRSRDEEQHEEALRRDLRAQLTAQWAAARAERRPVGAAPLPIAAGESNLARAEVPWGLDLAAAWAWRFLVIVAATVVLVYAFWQVRVVTLPLLIALLVTSLGHPVVRWGRRIRVPASLSAIVVVVGGLGFIALLITFVSQQVIDGMTDLADKVVMGLGEVRTWLKDGPLNASDSQIDGYITQAQQYLTESGDSQQLVRQVTEVGTTLTHIAAGFFIVLFASFFFLADGARIWSWCVRLAPRGAREQIDSSGRVAWVSLTQFMRATVIVALVDAIGIMIVAVVLDVPLVAAIGVLVFIGAFVPMIGATIAGSVAVLVALVDQGPWVALLMLGGVILVQQIEGHILQPFLMGRFVSVHPLGVIVAIGIGVLVAGIAGALIAVPLAAAVNAVVLHLADETAPPPPSGEDDMGEELGEDPGVVGDFDAVGGRPE, via the coding sequence GTGGACGGGGACAGGACCGCCGAGCAGGCCGACGAGGGGCGGGCGCCGATCGGCGACCCCGTGACGAAGGAGCCCGACGACGGCGAGGTGGGCGAGCTGCGGCGTCGTCTCGCCGCGCTGCTCGCCCGGCGCAGCCGCGACGAGGAGCAGCACGAGGAGGCGCTGCGGCGCGACCTCCGTGCCCAGCTGACCGCGCAGTGGGCGGCCGCCCGGGCCGAGCGTCGGCCGGTGGGCGCGGCGCCCCTCCCGATCGCGGCGGGGGAGTCCAACCTCGCGCGCGCCGAGGTGCCCTGGGGTCTCGACCTCGCGGCCGCCTGGGCGTGGCGCTTCCTCGTCATCGTGGCCGCGACGGTGGTGCTGGTCTACGCCTTCTGGCAGGTCCGCGTCGTCACCCTCCCGCTGCTCATCGCCCTCCTCGTGACCTCGCTCGGGCACCCCGTCGTGCGGTGGGGCCGGCGGATCCGGGTCCCCGCCAGCCTCTCGGCGATCGTCGTGGTCGTCGGCGGCCTGGGCTTCATCGCGCTCCTCATCACCTTCGTGAGCCAGCAGGTGATCGACGGCATGACCGACCTCGCCGACAAGGTGGTCATGGGGCTCGGCGAGGTGCGCACGTGGCTGAAGGACGGGCCGCTCAACGCGTCGGACTCGCAGATCGACGGCTACATCACGCAGGCGCAGCAGTACCTCACCGAGTCCGGCGACAGCCAGCAGCTCGTGCGCCAGGTGACCGAGGTCGGCACGACGCTCACCCACATCGCGGCCGGGTTCTTCATCGTGCTGTTCGCGTCGTTCTTCTTCCTCGCCGACGGCGCGCGCATCTGGTCGTGGTGCGTGCGGCTGGCGCCCCGGGGGGCGCGCGAGCAGATCGACAGCTCGGGACGGGTCGCCTGGGTGTCGTTGACGCAGTTCATGCGGGCCACCGTGATCGTCGCCCTGGTCGACGCGATCGGCATCATGATCGTGGCGGTGGTCCTCGACGTGCCGTTGGTCGCCGCGATCGGCGTGCTCGTCTTCATCGGGGCCTTCGTGCCGATGATCGGCGCGACCATCGCCGGGTCGGTGGCGGTGCTCGTCGCGCTCGTCGACCAGGGACCGTGGGTCGCCCTCCTCATGCTCGGTGGCGTCATCCTCGTGCAGCAGATCGAGGGGCACATCCTCCAGCCGTTCCTCATGGGCCGCTTCGTCTCCGTGCACCCGCTCGGCGTCATCGTCGCGATCGGCATCGGCGTGCTCGTCGCGGGCATCGCGGGCGCCCTCATCGCCGTACCGCTGGCCGCGGCCGTCAACGCCGTCGTGCTCCACCTCGCCGACGAGACCGCGCCGCCACCGCCGAGCGGTGAGGACGACATGGGGGAGGAGCTCGGCGAGGATCCCGGCGTGGTGGGTGACTTCGACGCCGTGGGCGGTCGTCCGGAATGA
- a CDS encoding cystathionine gamma-synthase, with protein MSSEQSGKHGFETRAIHAGYEPDPTTGAVIPPIYATSTYKQDGVGGMRNGYEYSRSGNPTRTALEANLAALEEGERGFAFASGLAAEDTLLRALARPGDHVVIPDDAYGGTYRLVDKVARPWGLEHTPAPVSDVDAVRAAIRPGATKLVWVETPTNPLLSIGDIEALAGVAHEAGALLVVDNTFASSYLQQPLTLGADVVVHSTTKYAGGHSDVVGGALVVRDLEVAEQVAFFQNSIGGVAGPFDSWLVLRGLRTLALRMERHCDNAELVAAHLAAHPAVAEVIYPGLESHPGHAVAARQMKRFGGIVSFRVAAGEQAALDLCAATELFTLGESLGGVESLIEHPGRMTHASVAGTELEVPGDLVRLSVGIETGADLVADLDQALERVAG; from the coding sequence GTGAGCAGCGAGCAGAGCGGCAAGCACGGCTTCGAGACCCGCGCCATCCACGCGGGCTACGAGCCCGACCCGACGACCGGCGCGGTGATCCCGCCCATCTACGCGACGTCGACCTACAAGCAGGACGGCGTGGGAGGGATGCGGAACGGCTACGAGTACAGCCGCTCCGGCAACCCCACCCGCACCGCGCTGGAGGCCAACCTCGCCGCGCTCGAGGAGGGGGAGCGCGGGTTCGCCTTCGCGTCGGGCCTGGCGGCGGAGGACACGCTGCTGCGGGCCCTCGCCCGGCCCGGCGACCACGTCGTCATCCCCGACGACGCGTACGGCGGGACGTACCGGCTCGTCGACAAGGTGGCCCGCCCCTGGGGCCTCGAGCACACGCCGGCGCCGGTCTCCGACGTCGACGCCGTCCGCGCGGCGATCCGGCCGGGCGCCACGAAGCTCGTGTGGGTCGAGACGCCCACGAACCCGCTGCTGTCCATCGGCGACATCGAGGCCCTCGCGGGCGTGGCTCACGAGGCGGGCGCGCTCCTCGTCGTCGACAACACCTTCGCCTCGTCCTACCTGCAGCAGCCCCTGACCCTGGGCGCCGACGTCGTCGTGCACTCGACGACGAAGTACGCCGGCGGGCACTCCGACGTCGTCGGCGGCGCCCTCGTCGTGCGCGACCTCGAGGTCGCCGAGCAGGTGGCCTTCTTCCAGAACTCCATCGGCGGCGTGGCCGGCCCGTTCGACTCGTGGCTGGTGCTGCGCGGGCTCCGCACCCTCGCGCTGCGGATGGAGCGGCACTGCGACAACGCCGAGCTCGTCGCCGCGCACCTCGCGGCCCACCCGGCCGTGGCCGAGGTGATCTACCCCGGGCTGGAGTCCCACCCCGGCCACGCCGTGGCCGCGCGCCAGATGAAGCGCTTCGGCGGCATCGTCTCGTTCCGGGTCGCCGCCGGCGAGCAGGCGGCCCTCGACCTCTGCGCGGCCACCGAGCTGTTCACCCTCGGCGAGTCGCTCGGCGGCGTCGAGTCGCTCATCGAGCACCCGGGCCGCATGACGCACGCGTCGGTCGCGGGCACCGAGCTCGAGGTGCCCGGTGACCTCGTGCGTCTCTCCGTCGGCATCGAGACCGGCGCCGACCTCGTCGCCGACCTCGACCAGGCCCTGGAGCGGGTCGCCGGGTGA
- a CDS encoding CDP-alcohol phosphatidyltransferase family protein — protein MRMWGITRPRVPDAFTLGNASCGALALLTLVCAGYAEDVWAGLSTLQLVSLLLVLGTVFDSLDGATARLVGGSSLGGQLDSLSDGITFGLVPAALLVTIALAGGGNDLEVAVAVAGFLVYLSGALLRLADFCAVRDEDTDFVGLPSPLAALLAVSAAYTTVDPLLLGLVLLLVGALMVCRLRFPHQGRDMLPLAIGGWVLAALAALDAVQPTLVVAATWVLVLLVLPVLAARSRGRADGEEDIDVDREERRRLRLRLAQQQR, from the coding sequence ATGAGGATGTGGGGAATCACCCGGCCCCGCGTTCCCGATGCCTTCACGCTCGGCAACGCCTCCTGCGGCGCGCTCGCCCTGCTCACGCTGGTCTGCGCCGGCTACGCCGAGGACGTCTGGGCGGGCCTCTCCACGCTCCAGCTGGTGTCGCTGCTGCTCGTGCTCGGCACCGTCTTCGACTCCCTGGACGGCGCCACCGCGCGCCTGGTCGGCGGATCGTCGCTCGGCGGCCAGCTCGACTCGCTGAGCGACGGCATCACCTTCGGGCTCGTGCCCGCGGCCCTGCTGGTGACGATCGCCCTCGCCGGCGGCGGGAACGACCTGGAGGTCGCGGTCGCCGTGGCCGGCTTCCTCGTCTACCTCTCCGGGGCGCTGCTGCGCCTGGCGGACTTCTGCGCGGTGCGGGACGAGGACACGGACTTCGTCGGGCTGCCCTCGCCCTTGGCGGCGCTGCTCGCCGTCTCCGCGGCGTACACGACCGTCGATCCGCTCCTGCTCGGCCTCGTGCTGCTGCTGGTCGGCGCCCTCATGGTGTGCCGCCTGCGCTTCCCGCACCAGGGGCGCGACATGCTGCCCCTGGCGATCGGTGGCTGGGTGCTCGCCGCGCTGGCCGCGCTCGACGCCGTGCAGCCGACGCTCGTCGTGGCCGCGACGTGGGTGCTGGTGCTGCTCGTCCTCCCCGTGCTGGCCGCCCGCTCGCGCGGCCGCGCGGACGGCGAGGAGGACATCGACGTCGACCGCGAGGAGCGCCGTCGGCTCCGCTTGCGGCTGGCCCAGCAGCAGCGCTGA
- the msrA gene encoding peptide-methionine (S)-S-oxide reductase MsrA, producing MFGSSTKTTLPTPDKALAGRDEPWFTLGEHVVLGTPVVTDDVPDGLEVAVFGLGCFWGAEEIYWQKDGVWSTSVGYAGGYTPHPSYEEVCSGRTGHTEAVRIVFDPTRTSFADLVKTFFEVHDPTQGMRQGNDVGTQYRSAIYYTTPEQETTARELTDVYAAELRRQRLGDVTTEIKPAGDYFYAEPVHQQYLAKNPHGYRCHANTGVRFPQV from the coding sequence TTGTTCGGATCCAGCACCAAGACCACGCTCCCCACGCCCGACAAGGCCCTCGCGGGCCGGGACGAGCCCTGGTTCACGCTCGGTGAGCACGTCGTGCTCGGCACCCCGGTCGTGACCGACGACGTGCCCGACGGACTCGAGGTCGCCGTGTTCGGCCTCGGGTGCTTCTGGGGCGCCGAGGAGATCTACTGGCAGAAGGACGGCGTCTGGTCGACCTCCGTCGGCTACGCCGGCGGCTACACACCGCACCCGTCCTACGAGGAGGTGTGCTCGGGTCGCACCGGCCACACCGAGGCCGTCCGGATCGTCTTCGACCCGACGCGCACCTCGTTCGCCGACCTCGTGAAGACCTTCTTCGAGGTCCACGACCCGACGCAGGGCATGCGGCAGGGCAACGACGTGGGCACGCAGTACCGCTCGGCGATCTACTACACCACGCCGGAGCAGGAGACGACCGCGCGCGAGCTCACCGACGTGTACGCCGCGGAGCTGCGCCGCCAGCGCCTCGGGGACGTCACGACGGAGATCAAGCCGGCCGGTGACTACTTCTACGCCGAGCCAGTGCACCAGCAGTACCTCGCGAAGAACCCGCACGGCTACCGCTGCCACGCCAACACGGGCGTGCGGTTCCCGCAGGTCTGA
- a CDS encoding prolyl oligopeptidase family serine peptidase, with protein sequence MVDPHLWLEDVTGDEALGWVEERNAEAEAAIGAVDGFAATEQAILEVLDADDRIPLVSRAGDFVYNFWRDATNERGLWRRTTMESYRTAAPDWDVLLDVDALSAADGTLWVWHGAQVLRTGPLAFRRALVSLSPGGSDADLTREFDLETRTFVAPEDGGFLRPEGKGGMAWVDEDTALVATDTGPGSLTTSGYARIARRWRRGTPLAEAEVLFEAGPDDMAVGVGYDATPGHERGYVFRMMGFYTSETLLLDDARTGTELHRIAVPDSAEPAVWRDHLLVHLRDDWAPGGDGTATYPAGSLLVTDLAAYDAGEPRFTPLFTPTASTSLAGWTRTRHRVVLVTLEDVVQHVEVLTPPSGPGDDWERHPLTGLPPYTTVGVRAVDATDDGPEGDLAWLDVSGYLTSPSLALVDLRAAGAPGQPTVLKESPARFDAATHEVTQRFAISDDGTQVPYFVVSPRGQDGPVPTLLYGYGGFEISLTPSYSGSIGRAWLARGNAYVVANIRGGGEYGPAWHQAALREKRHRAYEDFAAVARALVTGGTTTVGQLGIMGGSNGGLLVGNMLVRYPDILGAVVCTVPLLDMLRYPQLLAGASWIAEYGDPDDPADRPFVEEISAYHRVAEDVTYPPVLLTTSTRDDRVHPGHARKMAARLREVGADVTYWENVEGGHGGASTNAQAAHKAALEWTFLATRLEG encoded by the coding sequence ATGGTCGATCCCCACCTCTGGCTCGAGGACGTCACCGGCGACGAGGCCCTGGGGTGGGTGGAGGAACGGAACGCCGAGGCGGAGGCCGCCATCGGCGCCGTCGACGGCTTCGCCGCCACCGAGCAGGCGATCCTCGAGGTGCTCGACGCCGACGACCGCATCCCGCTGGTGAGCCGGGCGGGGGACTTCGTCTACAACTTCTGGCGCGACGCGACCAACGAGCGCGGCCTGTGGCGACGCACCACGATGGAGTCCTACCGCACCGCTGCCCCGGACTGGGACGTGCTGCTCGACGTCGACGCCCTCAGTGCCGCCGACGGCACGCTGTGGGTGTGGCACGGCGCGCAGGTGCTGCGCACCGGCCCGCTGGCGTTCCGCCGTGCGCTGGTCTCGCTCTCGCCCGGCGGCTCCGACGCCGACCTGACGCGCGAGTTCGACCTCGAGACGCGCACGTTCGTGGCGCCCGAGGACGGCGGCTTCCTGCGGCCCGAGGGCAAGGGCGGCATGGCCTGGGTCGACGAGGACACTGCCCTCGTCGCCACCGACACGGGCCCCGGCTCGCTGACGACGTCGGGGTACGCCCGCATCGCCCGCCGCTGGCGGCGCGGCACCCCGCTGGCCGAGGCCGAGGTGCTCTTCGAGGCGGGTCCGGACGACATGGCCGTGGGGGTGGGGTACGACGCCACGCCCGGCCACGAGCGCGGCTACGTCTTCCGGATGATGGGCTTCTACACCTCGGAGACCCTGCTGCTCGACGACGCCCGCACCGGCACGGAGCTGCACCGCATCGCGGTTCCCGACTCCGCCGAGCCGGCCGTGTGGCGCGACCACCTGCTCGTCCACCTCCGCGACGACTGGGCGCCGGGGGGCGACGGCACCGCGACGTACCCCGCCGGGTCGCTGCTCGTCACCGACCTCGCGGCGTACGACGCGGGCGAGCCCCGCTTCACGCCCCTCTTCACGCCGACCGCCAGCACGTCGCTGGCCGGGTGGACCCGCACGCGGCACCGTGTGGTGCTGGTGACGCTCGAGGACGTCGTGCAGCACGTCGAGGTGCTGACCCCGCCGTCCGGGCCCGGGGACGACTGGGAGCGGCACCCGCTGACCGGGCTGCCGCCGTACACGACCGTCGGGGTGCGGGCGGTCGACGCCACCGACGACGGCCCCGAGGGCGACCTCGCGTGGCTGGACGTCTCGGGGTACCTCACGTCGCCGAGCCTCGCCCTCGTCGACCTCCGCGCCGCGGGCGCGCCCGGGCAGCCCACCGTGCTCAAGGAGAGCCCGGCGCGGTTCGATGCCGCCACCCACGAGGTGACGCAGCGGTTCGCGATCTCCGACGACGGCACGCAGGTCCCCTACTTCGTGGTGTCGCCGCGCGGCCAGGACGGGCCGGTCCCGACGCTCCTCTACGGCTACGGCGGGTTCGAGATCTCCCTGACGCCGTCCTACTCGGGCAGCATCGGGCGGGCCTGGCTCGCCCGTGGCAACGCGTACGTCGTGGCGAACATCCGCGGCGGCGGCGAGTACGGCCCCGCCTGGCACCAGGCCGCGCTCCGCGAGAAGCGCCACCGCGCCTACGAGGACTTCGCCGCGGTCGCCCGCGCGCTCGTCACGGGCGGCACGACGACGGTCGGGCAGCTCGGGATCATGGGCGGGTCCAACGGCGGGCTGCTTGTGGGCAACATGCTCGTGCGCTACCCCGATATCCTGGGCGCCGTCGTGTGCACGGTGCCGCTGCTCGACATGCTGCGCTACCCGCAGCTGCTGGCGGGCGCGTCGTGGATCGCGGAGTACGGCGACCCCGACGACCCCGCGGACCGGCCGTTCGTCGAGGAGATCTCGGCCTACCACCGGGTGGCCGAGGACGTGACCTACCCGCCGGTGCTGCTGACCACCTCGACGCGGGACGACCGCGTGCACCCCGGCCACGCCCGCAAGATGGCCGCCCGACTCCGCGAGGTGGGCGCCGACGTCACGTACTGGGAGAACGTCGAGGGCGGCCACGGCGGCGCGTCCACCAACGCGCAGGCGGCGCACAAGGCGGCGCTGGAGTGGACGTTCCTCGCGACGCGGCTGGAGGGGTGA